The proteins below are encoded in one region of Bacillus vallismortis:
- the rpoN gene encoding RNA polymerase factor sigma-54 — MDMKLQQVQVLKPQLTQELRQAITLLGYHSAELAEYIDELSLENPLIERKETDTPPLSYHKTNKNRMNAQEAGLQLSDPQKTLQDVLKQQALDMNLTNTEKKIFHYLIHSLDSNGYLEEDMEEAARRLSVSAKEAEAVLAKLQSLEPAGIGARSLRECILLQLQRLPNRNEQAEMLVSAHFEAFAQKNWKALSKMTGIPLHTIQDISDDIAALHPRPGLLFARPEQDMYIEPDIFIIVKNGHIAAELNTRSFPEIELQSQYRPLLSSGSCQDTASYLSAKYQEWRWLDRALRQRKQTITRIVSELITRQREFFLKGRSAMKPLTLREVADCLSLHESTVSRAIKGKTLQTPYGLFEMKLFFSAKAEASGDGDASNYAVKTHLEDLINQEDKTKPLSDQKLADLLNEQHGIQISRRTVAKYRDQLNIPSSAARKRYK, encoded by the coding sequence ATGGATATGAAACTTCAGCAAGTACAAGTATTAAAGCCTCAACTGACACAGGAGCTCAGGCAGGCCATCACGCTGCTTGGCTATCATTCGGCAGAACTGGCCGAATACATTGATGAGCTCTCACTGGAAAACCCTCTTATTGAACGAAAGGAAACAGACACACCGCCACTATCTTACCATAAAACAAATAAAAACAGGATGAATGCGCAGGAAGCAGGCCTCCAATTAAGTGATCCGCAAAAAACATTGCAGGATGTGTTAAAACAGCAGGCACTCGATATGAATCTGACAAACACTGAAAAAAAGATTTTTCATTATCTGATTCATTCACTTGATTCAAACGGGTACTTGGAAGAAGATATGGAGGAGGCAGCACGGCGGCTATCTGTTTCAGCCAAGGAAGCGGAAGCGGTTTTGGCAAAGCTTCAGTCGTTAGAGCCGGCTGGAATTGGCGCAAGATCTCTACGGGAATGCATTCTTCTTCAATTACAGCGGCTGCCGAACAGAAATGAACAAGCGGAAATGCTTGTTTCTGCTCATTTTGAAGCTTTTGCGCAAAAGAACTGGAAAGCGCTTTCAAAAATGACTGGAATTCCGCTTCATACGATTCAAGATATCTCTGATGACATCGCAGCTCTTCATCCAAGACCAGGCCTTCTGTTTGCACGGCCAGAGCAAGATATGTATATCGAGCCTGACATTTTTATCATTGTGAAAAACGGGCACATCGCAGCGGAACTGAATACCCGCTCGTTTCCGGAAATAGAACTGCAATCGCAGTACAGACCGCTTTTATCGTCGGGTTCCTGTCAAGATACCGCTTCTTATTTATCTGCGAAATATCAGGAATGGCGCTGGCTGGACCGCGCGCTGCGACAGCGAAAACAGACGATCACGAGAATTGTCAGTGAGCTGATCACACGGCAAAGAGAGTTCTTTCTGAAGGGGAGAAGCGCAATGAAGCCGCTGACTCTCAGAGAAGTAGCTGACTGTCTAAGCCTTCATGAATCAACTGTAAGCCGGGCAATCAAAGGAAAAACGCTACAAACGCCGTACGGACTGTTTGAGATGAAACTCTTTTTCTCAGCAAAAGCCGAGGCCTCAGGAGATGGAGATGCGTCTAACTATGCAGTCAAAACCCATCTTGAAGACCTGATCAACCAAGAGGATAAAACAAAACCGCTCTCAGACCAAAAGCTTGCCGATTTGCTAAATGAACAGCACGGCATTCAAATCTCCAGACGCACTGTGGCAAAATACCGCGATCAATTGAACATTCCGTCATCGGCGGCCAGAAAACGGTATAAATGA
- a CDS encoding helix-turn-helix transcriptional regulator, translating to MKNRLIEYRKKYGYSQDQLAELLNVSRQTIISIEKEKYNPSLPLALAIAKTFHTIVENMFYEEENER from the coding sequence TTGAAAAATAGGTTAATAGAATACAGAAAGAAATATGGATATTCTCAAGATCAATTAGCTGAGCTGCTAAATGTCAGCAGACAAACGATCATATCAATTGAGAAAGAAAAATATAATCCTTCTTTGCCGTTAGCATTAGCAATCGCGAAAACATTTCATACCATTGTCGAGAACATGTTTTATGAAGAAGAGAATGAGAGATGA
- the lutP gene encoding L-lactate permease LutP, which translates to MQWTQAYTPIGGNLLLSALAALVPIIFFFWALAIKRMKGYTAGLSTLGIALVIAVLVYRMPAEKALMSATQGAVYGLLPIGWIIVTSVFLYKITVKTGQFDIIRSSVLSITDDRRLQALLIAFSFGAFLEGAAGFGAPVAISAALLVGLGFNPLYAAGICLIANTAPVAFGAIGIPITAVEGPTGIPAMDISQMVGRQLPFLSVFIPLYLLIIMSGFRKAFEVWPAILVSGVSFAVVQYLSSNFLGPELPDVLSALVSMAALAVFLKWWKPKTTFRFAGEQESAAAIETAKTNPAATAYSGGQIFKAWSPFLLLTVMISVWGIPSVKSALTGHYEGAAVFLKWLNTVGEKLTFAPGVPLLNNQIINADGTPIEALYKLEVLGSAGTAILIAAVLSKFITAISWRDWGAVLKETIQELKFPILTIASVVGFAYVTNSSGMSTTLGMTLALTGSMFTFFSPVLGWLGVFITGSDTSANLLFGNLQKVTALSVGMDPVLSVAANSSGGVTGKMISPQSIAVACAAVGLAGKESDLFRFTIKHSLFLLLLVCIITFLQHHVFSWMIPGG; encoded by the coding sequence ATGCAATGGACACAGGCATATACGCCTATAGGGGGAAATTTGCTTTTATCAGCGCTTGCCGCACTTGTACCGATTATTTTCTTTTTTTGGGCGCTCGCGATTAAACGGATGAAGGGGTATACAGCGGGCTTGTCCACCTTGGGGATCGCACTTGTGATTGCTGTATTGGTTTATCGGATGCCGGCGGAAAAAGCGCTGATGTCCGCCACACAAGGAGCCGTATACGGACTATTGCCGATCGGCTGGATCATTGTAACGTCTGTTTTTTTGTATAAAATTACTGTGAAAACGGGACAGTTTGATATCATTCGCAGTTCTGTTCTCTCGATTACGGATGACCGCCGGCTTCAGGCGCTCCTGATCGCTTTCTCATTCGGGGCTTTTCTAGAAGGAGCGGCCGGCTTCGGCGCGCCGGTCGCCATTTCTGCCGCGCTGCTGGTGGGCCTCGGCTTTAATCCTCTTTATGCGGCGGGAATCTGTTTGATTGCCAATACGGCGCCGGTTGCCTTTGGCGCGATTGGGATTCCGATTACAGCCGTAGAAGGTCCGACAGGGATTCCGGCGATGGACATTTCGCAAATGGTTGGGCGGCAGCTGCCGTTTTTATCCGTTTTTATTCCTCTTTATTTACTGATCATCATGAGCGGGTTCAGGAAAGCCTTTGAGGTCTGGCCTGCAATTCTCGTTTCCGGTGTTTCCTTTGCTGTCGTTCAATATCTTAGCTCCAATTTTTTGGGGCCTGAGCTGCCGGATGTTTTGTCGGCGCTTGTTTCGATGGCCGCGCTTGCTGTGTTTTTGAAATGGTGGAAGCCGAAAACAACATTCCGTTTTGCCGGTGAACAGGAATCTGCCGCCGCGATTGAAACAGCGAAAACGAATCCGGCAGCGACTGCGTATAGCGGCGGGCAGATATTTAAAGCCTGGTCGCCATTTCTGCTGCTGACAGTCATGATTTCTGTATGGGGCATTCCATCTGTCAAATCCGCGCTGACCGGGCATTATGAAGGCGCCGCTGTTTTCTTGAAGTGGCTGAATACAGTTGGCGAAAAACTGACTTTTGCCCCTGGTGTGCCTCTGTTGAACAATCAAATTATCAATGCTGACGGTACGCCTATTGAAGCACTTTACAAGCTTGAGGTACTTGGGTCGGCCGGCACTGCGATATTGATTGCCGCTGTGCTGTCAAAATTTATCACGGCGATTTCGTGGAGAGACTGGGGAGCTGTTTTAAAAGAAACGATCCAAGAGTTGAAGTTTCCGATTTTGACCATCGCTTCTGTCGTTGGTTTTGCCTATGTCACCAACTCCTCTGGAATGAGTACGACACTCGGGATGACACTCGCGCTGACAGGCTCGATGTTTACCTTCTTTTCGCCTGTTCTCGGCTGGCTCGGCGTCTTTATTACCGGCTCTGATACATCTGCCAACTTGCTGTTCGGCAACCTGCAGAAAGTCACCGCGTTATCAGTCGGCATGGACCCTGTTCTGTCTGTGGCCGCAAACTCTTCAGGCGGGGTCACCGGAAAAATGATTTCGCCGCAGTCGATCGCGGTGGCGTGCGCCGCGGTAGGGCTCGCCGGGAAGGAGTCGGATCTTTTCCGCTTTACGATTAAACACAGCTTGTTTTTGCTACTGCTCGTTTGCATCATCACCTTTTTGCAGCATCACGTGTTCAGCTGGATGATTCCAGGAGGATGA
- the lutR gene encoding L-lactate utilization/bacilysin biosynthesis transcriptional regulator LutR has product MKYKQIKTKKIYEEVADALLDMIKNGELKPGDKLDSVQALSESFQVSRSAVREALSALKAMGLVEMKQGEGTYLKEFELNQISQPLSAALLMKKEDVKQLLEVRKLLEIGVATLAAEKRTDDDLERIHAALKEMGSIEADGELGEKADFAFHLALADASQNDLLKHLMNHVSSLLLETMRETRKIWLFSKKTSVQRLYEEHERIYNAVAAQDGAQAEAAMLAHLTNVEDVLSGYFEENVQ; this is encoded by the coding sequence TTGAAATACAAACAGATTAAAACAAAGAAAATATATGAAGAAGTGGCGGACGCACTATTAGATATGATCAAAAATGGCGAATTGAAGCCAGGAGATAAATTAGACTCCGTTCAGGCGCTTTCCGAAAGCTTTCAAGTCAGCCGCTCAGCGGTTCGTGAAGCCCTTTCCGCGCTAAAAGCGATGGGGCTTGTCGAAATGAAACAGGGGGAAGGCACATACCTGAAGGAATTTGAGCTCAATCAAATTTCTCAGCCGCTCTCAGCTGCCCTTCTCATGAAAAAAGAGGACGTCAAGCAGCTGCTCGAGGTCAGAAAACTGCTTGAAATCGGGGTGGCAACATTAGCTGCTGAAAAACGAACAGATGACGATCTCGAAAGAATCCATGCTGCGTTAAAGGAAATGGGCAGCATTGAAGCCGACGGGGAGCTTGGAGAGAAAGCCGACTTCGCATTTCATCTTGCGCTGGCTGACGCTTCCCAGAACGACCTTCTTAAACATCTGATGAACCACGTTTCATCATTGCTGCTGGAAACGATGAGAGAAACACGGAAAATCTGGCTGTTTTCCAAGAAGACCTCAGTTCAGCGACTTTATGAGGAGCATGAACGAATTTACAATGCCGTGGCTGCGCAGGATGGAGCGCAGGCGGAGGCTGCCATGCTGGCGCATTTAACGAATGTGGAAGATGTGCTTTCGGGATATTTCGAGGAAAATGTACAATAA
- the ganA gene encoding beta-galactosidase GanA — protein MMSKLEKKHVTDATFMLHGGDYNPDQWLDRPDILADDIKLMKLSHTNTFSVGIFAWSALEPEEGVYQFEWLDDIFERIHSIGGRVILATPSGARPAWLSQAYPEVLRVNASRVKQLHGGRHNHCLTSKVYREKTRHINRLLAERYGNHPALLMWHISNEYGGECHCDLCQHAFREWLKAKYDNSLKTLNHAWWTPFWSHTFNDWLQIESPSPIGENGLHGLNLDWRRFVTEQTISFYENEIIPLRELTPDIPITTNFMADTPDLIPYQGLDYSKFAKHVDVISWDAYPVWHNDWESTADLAMKVGFINDLYRSLKQQPFLLMECTPSAVNWHNVNKAKRPGMNVLSSMQMIAHGSDSVLYFQYRKSRGSSEKLHGAIVDHDNSPKNRVFQEVAKTGEILERLSEVVGTKRPAETAILYDWENHWALEDAQGYAKATKRYVQTLQQHYRTFWEHDIPVDVITKEQDFSPYKLLIVPMLYLISENTISHLKAFASRGGTLVMTYISGIVNEHDLTYTGGWHPDLQAIFGIEPLETDTLYPKDRNAVSYRSQSYEMKDYATVIDVKTASVEAVYQEDFYARTPAVTSHQYQRGKAYFIGARLEDQFHRDFYEGLITDLSLSPVFSVRHGKGISVQARQDQDNDYIFVMNFTEEKQLVTFDQSVKDMMTGEILSGDLTMEKYEVRIVVNKH, from the coding sequence ATGATGTCAAAGCTTGAAAAAAAGCATGTAACAGATGCAACATTTATGCTCCACGGAGGAGACTACAATCCTGATCAGTGGCTGGATCGGCCTGATATTCTAGCCGATGATATTAAGCTGATGAAGCTTTCTCATACGAATACCTTTTCTGTCGGCATTTTTGCATGGAGCGCGCTTGAGCCGGAGGAGGGCGTGTATCAATTTGAATGGCTTGATGATATTTTTGAACGGATTCACAGCATCGGCGGCCGGGTCATATTAGCAACCCCAAGCGGAGCGCGTCCTGCTTGGCTGTCGCAAGCCTATCCTGAAGTTTTGCGCGTCAATGCTTCCCGCGTCAAGCAGCTGCACGGCGGAAGGCACAACCACTGCCTCACATCTAAAGTCTACCGTGAAAAAACACGTCACATCAACCGGCTATTAGCAGAACGATACGGCAATCATCCGGCGTTGTTAATGTGGCATATTTCAAACGAATACGGTGGAGAGTGCCACTGCGATCTATGCCAGCATGCTTTCAGGGAATGGCTGAAAGCAAAATATGACAACAGCCTCAAGACATTGAACCATGCGTGGTGGACTCCTTTTTGGAGCCATACATTCAATGACTGGTTACAAATTGAAAGTCCATCGCCGATCGGTGAAAATGGCTTGCACGGCCTGAACTTAGACTGGCGCCGGTTCGTCACTGAGCAAACGATTTCGTTTTATGAAAATGAAATCATCCCGCTGAGAGAACTGACACCTGATATTCCGATCACAACGAACTTTATGGCTGACACACCGGATTTGATTCCGTATCAGGGCCTCGACTACAGCAAGTTTGCAAAGCATGTCGATGTCATCAGCTGGGACGCTTACCCGGTCTGGCACAATGACTGGGAAAGCACAGCTGATTTGGCGATGAAGGTCGGCTTTATCAATGACCTATACCGAAGCCTGAAGCAGCAGCCTTTCTTATTAATGGAGTGTACGCCAAGCGCGGTCAATTGGCATAACGTCAACAAGGCGAAGCGCCCGGGCATGAATGTGCTGTCGTCTATGCAGATGATTGCCCACGGCTCGGACAGCGTTCTCTATTTCCAATACCGCAAATCGCGCGGATCATCAGAAAAATTGCACGGAGCAATAGTAGATCATGACAATAGCCCGAAGAACCGGGTCTTTCAGGAAGTGGCCAAAACCGGTGAAATATTAGAACGGCTGTCCGAGGTTGTCGGAACGAAGAGACCGGCTGAAACCGCTATTTTATATGACTGGGAAAACCATTGGGCACTCGAGGACGCTCAGGGGTATGCGAAGGCGACAAAACGTTACGTGCAAACCCTTCAGCAGCATTACCGCACGTTCTGGGAACACGATATCCCTGTCGATGTCATCACGAAAGAACAAGATTTTTCACCATATAAACTGCTGATCGTCCCCATGCTTTATTTAATCAGTGAAAACACCATTTCCCATTTGAAAGCGTTTGCGTCTCGTGGCGGCACCTTAGTCATGACATATATCAGCGGGATTGTAAATGAGCATGATTTAACGTACACAGGCGGATGGCATCCAGACCTGCAAGCGATTTTCGGAATTGAGCCTCTGGAAACCGATACGCTGTACCCAAAGGATCGAAATGCTGTGAGCTATCGCAGCCAATCATATGAAATGAAGGATTATGCAACGGTGATCGATGTAAAGACCGCATCTGTAGAAGCCGTGTATCAAGAAGATTTTTATGCGCGTACGCCAGCGGTCACAAGCCATCAGTATCAGCGGGGCAAGGCGTATTTTATCGGCGCCCGTTTGGAGGATCAATTTCATCGGGATTTCTATGAAGGACTGATCACAGATCTGTCTCTTTCTCCTGTTTTTTCGGTTCGGCACGGAAAAGGCATCTCCGTACAAGCGAGGCAGGATCAGGACAATGATTATATTTTTGTCATGAATTTCACGGAAGAAAAACAGCTTGTCACGTTTGATCAGAGTGTGAAAGATATGATGACAGGAGAAATATTATCCGGCGACCTGACGATGGAGAAATATGAAGTGAGAATCGTCGTAAACAAACATTAG
- a CDS encoding SpoIIE family protein phosphatase — MDKQLNDAPCGFLTLSEEGSIIAVNRTLLKILDYRSEQVIGQHMDTILTVSAQLFYQLYFVPLLKLEKHIEEMYISLKTSDGEEIPTLVNAVVREDKGASVTECVLIPMRKRNEYENELLMARNDAQEALLAKQKANAELEIALETLKAKQEELLKTNKQNQQFKLNTKRELELARKIQEYSLTEPIVNDQIQIDAYYKASSELSGDLYGFYQIDEHRYGIIILDVMGHGISSALITMSLHPLFQRQITQGLSPDKVMKELDRHLHSLFQNDEEARHYCTAIYLEVDTARQRIDYVNAGHPPALWQGAGGTQHPLPATAPPIGMFEDAVFQSKSLSYTEGGGRLLLYTDGVMDPTASCYLFDLLKDHPDLPIAGLKENILTSLHHHKEAHHKSDDECFIVVDVK; from the coding sequence ATGGACAAACAATTGAATGATGCACCATGCGGTTTTCTCACTTTGTCAGAAGAGGGTTCGATCATAGCTGTCAACCGTACCCTGCTCAAGATTCTGGATTATCGTTCGGAACAGGTGATCGGCCAGCATATGGATACAATTTTGACCGTTTCCGCACAGCTTTTCTACCAGCTCTATTTTGTGCCTCTTTTAAAACTAGAGAAGCACATCGAAGAAATGTACATTTCTTTGAAGACAAGTGATGGAGAAGAAATCCCCACCCTGGTCAATGCTGTTGTAAGAGAAGATAAAGGAGCATCCGTCACTGAGTGTGTTCTCATTCCGATGCGGAAACGAAACGAATATGAAAATGAACTTCTAATGGCCAGAAACGACGCTCAGGAAGCTTTGCTTGCCAAGCAGAAAGCCAATGCTGAGTTAGAAATTGCCTTGGAAACACTGAAGGCAAAACAAGAAGAACTTCTTAAGACCAACAAACAAAATCAGCAATTTAAATTAAACACCAAAAGAGAGCTCGAGCTCGCCAGGAAGATTCAAGAATACTCATTGACTGAACCGATTGTAAACGATCAGATTCAAATTGACGCTTATTACAAAGCATCCAGTGAGTTATCCGGTGATCTATACGGATTTTATCAAATTGATGAACATCGTTACGGCATTATTATCCTTGATGTGATGGGACACGGGATTTCATCTGCATTGATTACGATGTCTCTTCATCCTTTGTTCCAGCGCCAGATCACGCAAGGTCTCAGCCCCGACAAAGTCATGAAGGAATTAGACCGGCACCTGCACAGCTTGTTTCAAAATGATGAGGAAGCGAGACATTATTGCACGGCTATTTATCTTGAGGTTGATACAGCCCGGCAAAGAATTGATTATGTCAACGCAGGACATCCGCCGGCATTATGGCAGGGCGCCGGCGGAACCCAACATCCGCTGCCCGCTACCGCGCCTCCGATCGGGATGTTTGAAGACGCGGTGTTTCAGTCAAAAAGCCTTTCATATACTGAAGGCGGCGGAAGGCTCCTGCTGTATACTGATGGTGTGATGGACCCCACAGCTTCATGTTATTTATTTGATTTATTAAAGGATCACCCCGATTTGCCTATTGCTGGTCTGAAAGAGAACATCCTTACATCACTGCATCACCATAAGGAAGCCCATCATAAAAGTGATGACGAATGTTTTATAGTAGTTGATGTAAAATAA
- a CDS encoding alpha/beta fold hydrolase has protein sequence MNEAILSRNDVKVKGNGKTSIIFAPGFGCDQSVWNAVAPAFEEEYQVILFDYVGSGNSDIRAYDLNRYRTLEGYAQDVLDVCEALNLEETVFVGHSVGAVIGMLASIRRPALFSHLVMVGPSPCYLDDPPEYYGGFEEEQLRGLLEMMEKNYIGWATVFAGTVLNQPDRPDIKEELESRFCSTDPVIARQFAKAAFFSDHREDLSKVTAPSLILQSADDIIAPASVGEYMHKHLPYSTLRQMEARGHCPHMSHPEETIQLISDYLQAHVI, from the coding sequence ATGAACGAAGCGATTTTGTCTCGAAATGATGTAAAGGTGAAGGGAAACGGCAAAACATCTATCATTTTCGCCCCCGGTTTTGGATGTGATCAAAGCGTGTGGAATGCCGTGGCGCCGGCCTTCGAGGAAGAGTATCAAGTTATTTTATTTGATTACGTCGGTTCTGGGAATTCGGATATACGCGCATATGACCTGAATCGTTACCGGACACTTGAAGGCTATGCCCAAGATGTTCTTGATGTTTGCGAGGCTTTAAATCTGGAAGAGACCGTGTTTGTGGGGCACTCTGTCGGGGCTGTGATTGGGATGCTAGCTTCCATCCGCCGCCCTGCGCTTTTTTCCCATTTGGTGATGGTGGGACCTTCTCCATGTTATTTAGATGATCCCCCTGAGTATTACGGAGGATTTGAGGAGGAGCAGCTCCGTGGTTTGCTGGAGATGATGGAGAAAAATTACATAGGCTGGGCAACTGTATTTGCAGGAACGGTTCTGAATCAGCCAGATCGGCCTGACATCAAGGAAGAGCTTGAAAGCCGTTTTTGTTCTACTGATCCTGTGATTGCCCGCCAATTCGCAAAAGCCGCGTTTTTTTCTGATCACCGAGAGGATCTTTCGAAGGTAACAGCTCCCTCACTGATTCTCCAAAGTGCTGATGATATCATCGCACCGGCTTCAGTAGGCGAATATATGCATAAGCATCTTCCATATAGTACACTTAGACAAATGGAGGCTCGCGGGCATTGTCCCCACATGAGCCATCCTGAAGAGACGATCCAGCTGATCAGCGATTATTTGCAAGCGCACGTGATATAG
- a CDS encoding ABC transporter ATP-binding protein, which translates to MMNEAVTVSNVSKHFQKKTAVNNISFSIKKGEIAAILGPNGAGKTTVISMILGLLTPSEGEIKRFNRVPDDKQVREKIGVMLQEVSVMPGLKVNEILELFRSYYPNPLSMKKLISLTALTKEDLKTRAEKLSGGQKRRLNFALALAGNPELLIFDEPTVGMDTSSRHRFWQTIHGLADQGKTIIFSTHYLQEADDAAQRILFFADGRLVADGSPMQLRSRMQKQAVSFEMHSDESLERLSRHPEVERVIQKHQRIIIQTSNTDKVLALIFQENIRACDIRIEQGTLDEAFRQLADGNREAM; encoded by the coding sequence GTGATGAATGAGGCAGTAACAGTAAGCAATGTGTCAAAACATTTTCAGAAAAAAACAGCTGTAAACAACATCAGCTTCAGCATTAAAAAAGGAGAAATTGCAGCTATCCTCGGGCCCAATGGGGCAGGGAAGACGACCGTGATCTCCATGATATTAGGATTGCTAACACCAAGCGAGGGAGAAATCAAACGATTTAACCGGGTTCCTGATGACAAACAGGTGCGGGAAAAAATAGGCGTGATGCTGCAGGAAGTGAGTGTCATGCCGGGACTGAAGGTGAATGAAATCCTCGAGCTCTTCCGAAGCTATTATCCCAATCCATTGTCCATGAAAAAACTTATTTCGTTAACAGCACTCACAAAAGAAGATTTGAAAACGAGGGCAGAAAAGTTATCCGGCGGACAAAAACGCCGTTTGAACTTTGCTTTGGCTCTTGCCGGGAATCCGGAGCTGCTGATCTTTGATGAGCCGACAGTGGGAATGGACACATCATCAAGACATCGATTCTGGCAGACCATTCATGGACTGGCCGATCAAGGAAAAACAATTATTTTTTCAACGCATTATTTGCAGGAAGCGGATGATGCCGCACAGCGAATCTTATTTTTTGCAGACGGGCGGCTTGTGGCAGACGGATCGCCTATGCAACTCCGCTCAAGGATGCAAAAACAGGCTGTTTCTTTTGAGATGCATTCAGATGAATCATTGGAACGGCTGTCCCGTCACCCGGAAGTAGAGCGGGTGATTCAGAAGCACCAAAGGATCATCATTCAAACATCAAATACAGACAAAGTGTTAGCACTCATTTTTCAAGAAAACATACGCGCGTGCGATATCCGGATTGAGCAAGGAACGCTTGATGAGGCATTTCGCCAGCTGGCTGACGGAAACAGGGAGGCGATGTGA
- a CDS encoding ABC transporter permease, translated as MNMLQKQSIAEMKRVLRNKYFVLWSLLMPIAFYYLFTNVVNTGVPDQRAWDAHYLMSMTVFSVMGSSIMTLGIRMVQERSQGWTAFIRITPLPDHIYLSAQMIGQSVIHVLSITVIFLFGALMNDIALSPFEWIMSGLWILFGALPFLALGTLIGRMRKVETAAGISNVLYMLLALGGGMWMPFEVMPEVMQNIGRWLPSYHFGNGAWELVRGGGPSWENILILITYLMLFMLLSKYISRKQEAV; from the coding sequence GTGAACATGCTGCAGAAGCAAAGCATAGCTGAAATGAAAAGGGTGCTTCGGAATAAGTACTTTGTGCTTTGGTCGCTGCTGATGCCGATTGCCTTTTATTATCTCTTTACCAATGTAGTGAATACGGGCGTACCTGATCAACGTGCATGGGACGCCCACTACTTAATGTCGATGACAGTCTTCAGTGTGATGGGGTCCTCTATTATGACGCTTGGAATCCGTATGGTTCAAGAACGGTCACAAGGCTGGACCGCCTTTATCCGCATCACGCCTCTTCCGGATCATATCTATTTATCAGCTCAGATGATCGGCCAAAGTGTGATTCACGTTTTATCCATTACCGTCATCTTTCTGTTCGGCGCGCTCATGAATGACATTGCCCTGTCGCCGTTTGAATGGATCATGAGCGGACTGTGGATTTTGTTTGGCGCATTGCCGTTTTTAGCGTTAGGCACACTCATCGGCCGCATGAGAAAAGTAGAAACCGCAGCCGGAATCAGTAATGTGCTTTACATGCTGCTCGCTTTAGGCGGAGGCATGTGGATGCCGTTTGAGGTCATGCCTGAGGTGATGCAGAACATTGGCCGGTGGCTTCCGTCTTATCATTTCGGTAACGGAGCGTGGGAACTTGTTCGAGGCGGGGGCCCATCATGGGAAAATATTTTGATACTAATCACTTATTTGATGCTCTTCATGCTACTATCTAAGTATATAAGCAGAAAACAAGAAGCGGTGTGA